The window TTATTGGCGTTGTAACACAGGAACGCTTTCACCTCGTCGGCCCAGGCGGTTTCGGCATACAACACTTCCGTGTAGTGAACTTCGTTATCGTACAAATCCATCAGCAGATCGAGGGCAAAATTCTTCAGTTCCTCACGAGCTGACAGTGAAATATGCTCCAGCCCCTTTTGATATTTATAACCAATGTAATAACCGTGAACTGCTTCATCACGAATAATCAGACGGATGAGATCGGCGGTATTGGTCAGCTTACCGCGGCTGGAGAAATACATCGGCAGCCAGAAGCCGGAATAGAACAGGAACGATTCCAGAAATACGCTGGCAATTTTCTTCTTCAGTGGATTATCGCTGGCGTAATGCTGCAAAATAATCTGCGCTTTGCGTTGCAGCGCGGCATTTTCTTCACTCCAGGCGTAGGCTGCATCCACATCTTTGGTCTGGCAAAGGGTGGAGAAAATAGAGCTGTAGGAACGAGCGTGCACCGCTTCCATAAAGCTGATATTTGACAACACCGCTTCTTCATGTGGGGTTAATGCATCCGCCATCAGCGCGGGCGCGCCGGCAATAT of the Citrobacter freundii genome contains:
- the nrdF gene encoding class 1b ribonucleoside-diphosphate reductase subunit beta, whose protein sequence is MKLNRVSAINWNKIEDDKDLEVWNRLTSNFWLPEKVPLSNDIPAWQTLSVAEQQLTIRVFTGLTLLDTIQNIAGAPALMADALTPHEEAVLSNISFMEAVHARSYSSIFSTLCQTKDVDAAYAWSEENAALQRKAQIILQHYASDNPLKKKIASVFLESFLFYSGFWLPMYFSSRGKLTNTADLIRLIIRDEAVHGYYIGYKYQKGLEHISLSAREELKNFALDLLMDLYDNEVHYTEVLYAETAWADEVKAFLCYNANKALMNLGYEALFPAEMADVNPAILAALSPNADENHDFFSGSGSSYVMGKAVETEDDDWNF